A genome region from Cutaneotrichosporon cavernicola HIS019 DNA, chromosome: 5 includes the following:
- a CDS encoding uncharacterized protein (PIN domain-like protein): MGIKDLMKWVKKTHPRVVTQYPKRWASAELCGKRVAIDGTLMTNRFHFGEHDVTARGARGLLGWYTMIREMQAHGVRPIAVWDERGDRAWKAPEARRRLETRARNLARQMHETQRGARISRLRDALVAYGAMSVREQAFLAACWDAGLVATEVRPPEPTSDVEFTETVVAMALAVGHMAARIAELAVLYEEYLIDSKPVLRPPSSEHPTADAFEEEEEEIRRLAGDTEPHGKAVVAAADLLSDEEGIAVLDARLRCLPAAEYTETPKQRDLTEREAEVYDLAFRGDVSTALRELRDVEDRMPRVADIYDRALAIPRESHHAACRELLRRMGVPIVFAHVPYEAEGLCAAMALSGIVDFAGTEDSDVVAYGGPLLRNLTSARDPLTLVDGAQLSKDVPLTREAWRDFCILLGTDASPRIYLVGPKTAYKLIEKWGSIERILEHNPELAERVEPDFMEQVDNARRVFTELPPIESVPDVQGQPEEEVAAWMSVMGASIPSRWLWGSADQQRELEVWNRGLDRRAGMREGVMADAGDFGAEVWESTEMTKPPAVPAWDDVR, translated from the exons ATGGGCATCAAGGATCTCATGAAATGGGTCAAGAAGACCCA TCCTCGGGTAGTGACGCAGTATCCTAAGCGTTGGGCGTCGGCCGAACTCTGCGGGAAGCGAGTGGCAAT cgaTGGGACGCTGATGACCAACCGCTTCCACTTTGGAGAACATGATGTGACGGCACGCGGTGCGCGCGGACTCCTGGGGTGGTACAC TATGATCCGCGAGATGCAGGCGCACGGTGTACGCCCTATCGCGGTGTGGGACGAGCGAGGAGACCGGGCATGGAAGGCACCAGAG gctcggcggcggctaGAAACGCGAGCGCGTAACCTCGCCCGTCAGATGCACGAGACGCAGCGGGGCGCACGCATATCTAGATTGCGTGACGCGTTGGTGGCCTATGGTGCGATGAGTGTGCGCGAACAAGCTTTCCTAGCGGCATGCTGGGACGCAGGGTTAGTTGCCACAGAGGTGCGGCCGCCCGAACCCACAAGCGACGTAGAGTTCACCGAGACAGTTGTGGCGATGGCCCTCGCGGTCGGTCATATGGCTGCACGCATAGCCGAACTGGCGGTCCTGTACGAGGAGTACCTTATCGACTCGAAGCCGGTGCTTCGTCCACCGTCGAGTGAGCACCCAACTGCCGACGCGTtcgaagaggaagaggaagagatCCGGCGCCTCGCTGGCGACACAGAACCCCACGGCAAGGCGGTGGTTGCAGCTGCCGATCTCCTGTCGGACGAAGAGGGAATCGCAGTCCTCGACGCACGCCTCCGTTGCCTCCCGGCTGCAGAGTACACCGAGACGCCAAAGCAGCGCGACCTGACAGAacgcgaggccgaggtgtACGACCTTGCCTTCAGAGGCGACGTGTCCACCGCTCTCCGCGAATTGCGTGACGTCGAAGATCGCATGCCTCGTGTCGCGGACATTTACGATCGCGCGTTAGCCATTCCCAGGGAGTCGCACCACGCCGCATGTCGAGAGTTGCTGCGACGCATGGGCGTGCCGATTGTGTTTGCACACGTTCCAtacgaggccgaggggtTGTGTGCCGCCATGGCACTGTCAGGCATAGTCGACTTTGCGGGGACCGAGGATTCAGACGTTGTTGCATATGGC GGGCCGCTGTTGAGGAATCTCACGTCGGCAAGGGATCCGCTCACTTTGGTTGATGGCGCGCAGCTTTCCAAGGACGTACCACTCACAAGGGAAGCGTGGCGCGACTTTTGCATTCTCCTGGGCACGGACGCGAGCCCGCGTATTTACCTCGTGGGGCCCAAGACGGCGTACAAGCTTATTGAGAA GTGGGGCAGCATCGAGCGTATCCTCGAGCACAACCCGGAGCTAgcggagcgcgtcgagccCGACTTTATGGAGCAGGTCGACaacgcgcggcgcgtctTCACCGAGCTGCCACCCATCGAGAGCGTACCTGACGTACAGGGTCAGCCtgaagaggaggtcgcCGCGTGGATGAGTGTGATGGGCGCCAGCATACCATCCAGATGGTTGTGGGGATCTGCGGATCAGCAGCGAGAGCTTGAGGTGTGGAATCGGGGGCTGGACCGGCGTGCGGGTATGCGTGAAGGGGTGATGGCGGACGCTGGCGACTTTGGGGCCGAAGTGTGGGAGAGCACAGAGATGACCAAGCCACCAGCCGTACCTGCCTGGGACGACGTGCGGTGA
- a CDS encoding uncharacterized protein (Retrograde transport, endosome to Golgi-related protein), with translation MSKPASHGLTANAAGPSTAGGAATYDSTPVPSSPPASESFFSEFDGTASVMDTSYGDGAVWEPPADASSLNIVSWKLGVDAHVSDGVEKRGFNAISTVLNHPTKRANPLRSSRKPLPPLGAPPLLPKPQPQSFYDSYLKSIAPLYEQFVQSQAAASSGSGNNANGVPELDLKVRTPKEDLPSLDAIPEIFFDPAFDIANPSTWAEVMDSAEPFKGKTQDEAVQETLSTHLDNLERHLVHEITLRSSSFFSALGNLQDLNSESSSCLTRITNLKKALGDIGGKQARKGLEIIDAQARLHSLRVTEDGVKRVAELDEMIRLAKNLADAGDWAGALGCVEDVMRWWERNGMQALEGEGGDGHLPLTTIPALSYLPTSIAVLTANIAGQLESALQAVLQSILSEAEHNEFDSDDLRTSVGPMLGGLIRCGKTDALAGVWREAVTTSIRDGLRRHLPVPQGEEDEVANRGAEASGLGLAQKLRALSHSEFTKLCKKMYSSMLSRINLVEKMGEEMSTMLAENRTLTALALTPASDGPQLAPRTAEGIRFEPGDILTSACELANTRASIIVSSRSEQHASLSLTEFVEIFNQSMEFVTATEALAKRVLGTLRGAIQAQARGFLQAYHQQRLTRSARLVEEETWVQVDVPPGTQHAANLLVEAAVSDPGECFVPPRDANGASNGESSGTTKLISIEGKTFCVVKATSESLQLLSEYLAIVINLELVATDVMTRIIEFLRSFNSRICQLVLGAGAMRSAGLKNITAKHLALASQSLSVIIALIPYVREFIRRHLNPRQAVMLVEFDKLKRDYQDHQEEIHAKLVAIMSDRLAVHCGELREINWEQPSPRDAPHSYALMLVKETATLHKVLSKYLANATVESVMSQVIAAYVSRLGDEYTKVELKSEDARKRMQQDAAIIAARLAPLAESGSSAASLETLVREKSLPRRDVNAAMRGLLRRTSTGPGVQPATPLLSNGDEQVAEKRNSQESSKAEEGKEVSGSVAEDKAASRSPSKGWREVGDDKEPSSTPSPPLSKSPVEGEREEKGEEDKQAPVEENAGKAEDAAPPPPSKTPSPPPKSPEPTVSRTPSPPPKSPEPTVSKTPSPPPKSPEPTVSKTPSPPPPPPKEEPATPTKEADDPIPTEEAPETSTKEEAPETPTTEEAPATPAKEEAPTTPATDAEAVDDA, from the exons ATGTCCAAGCCGGCATCCCATGGCCTCACTGCCAACGCGGCCGGTCCGTCGACAGCCGGTGGGGCGGCCACATACGACTCGACGCCGGTGCCCTCGTCACCTCCAGCGTCTGAATCGTTCTTCTCAGAGTTCGATGGCACTGCCAGTGTCATGGACACGTCGtacggcgacggcgcggtATGGGAACCACCAGCAGACGCGAGCTCGCTCAACATTGTGTCCTGGAAACTCGGCGTTGATGCGCATGTCAGCGATGGCGTGGAGAAGAGGGGATTCAACG CCATCTCAACAGTGCTCAACCACCCAACCAAGCGCGCCAACCCtttgcgcagctcgcgcaaGCCGTTGCCTCCGCTTGGTGCGCCCCCGTTGCTGCCGAAGCCCCAACCACAAAGCTTCTACGATAGCTACTTGAAGTCTATCGCACCGCTGTACGAGCAGTTTGTGCAATCGCAGGCTGCTGCTTCGTCAGGCTCCGGCAACAACGCCAACGGCGTGCCGGaactcgacctcaaggTCCGGACACCGAAGGAGGATCTGCCGTCGCTTGACGCGATTCCCGAGATCTTCTTCGACCCAGCCTTTGATATCGCCAACCCGTCCACATGGGCCGAGGTCATGGACAGCGCAGAGCCCTTCAAGGGCAAGACCCAAGATGAGGCCGTGCAAGAAACGCTGTCCACAcacctcgacaacctcgagcgccatcTTGTGCACGAAATCACGCTGCGCTCATCGTCGTTCTTCTCGGCGCTCGGAAACCTGCAGGATCTCAACTCCGAGTCGAGCTCCTGTCTGACCCGTATCACAAATCTCAAGAAGGCGCTTGGGGATATCGGGGGCAagcaggcgcgcaaggGCCTCGAGATTATCGACGCACAGGCCCGCCTCCATTCGCTCCGTGTGACTGAAGACGGCGTTAAGCGCGTCGCagagctcgacgagatgatCCGCCTTGCGAAgaacctcgccgacgcgggcGACTGGGCTGGTGCCCTCGGctgcgtcgaggatgtcaTGAGATGGTGGGAGAGAAACGGCATGCAGGCCTtggaaggagaagggggagaTGGCCATCTTCCTCTAACCACGATACCCGCTCTGTCATATCTCCCAACGTCCATCGCCGTCCTCACCGCGAACATTGCCGGGCAGCTCGAGTCCGCGCTCCAGGCTGTCTTGCAGTCCATCCTttccgaggccgagcacAACGAGTTTGACTCGGACGACTTGCGGACCTCCGTCGGGCCCAtgctcggcggcctcatTCGATGCGGCAAGACGGATGCTCTGGCGGGTGTGTGGCGGGAAGCTGTCACCACATCAATCCGGGACGGGTTACGAAGG CACCTTCCCGTGCCGcagggtgaggaggatgaggtcgCAAATCGGGgggccgaggcgagcggACTGGGTCTGGCGCAGAAGCTGCGAGCCTTGTCTCACTCTGAGTTCACCAAGCTGTGCAAGAAGATGTACTCATCGATGCTGTCGCGCATCAATctcgtcgagaagatgggCGAGGAAATGTCTACGATGCTGGCGGAGAACAG GACTCTGACTGCGTTGGCATTAACTCCGGCATCCGATGGCCCCCAGCTCGCGCCCAGGACGGCCGAGGGCATTAGGTTCGAGCCTGGGGACATCCTCACATCTGCGTGCGAGCTGGCCAACACGCGCGCATCGATCATCGTTTCGTCGCGATCAGAACAACAtgcgtcgctgtcgctcaCTGAGTTTGTCGAGATCTTCAACCAAAGCATGGAGTTTGTCACCGCAACCGAGGCCCTCGCGAAACGCGTGTTAGGCACATTGAGAGGCGCGATACAGGCCCAGGCTCGTGGCTTCTTACAGGCGTATCACCAGCAGCGGCTCACGCGCTCAGCACGCTTGGTTGAGGAGGAAACGTGGGTCCAGGTCGACGTGCCGCCAGGGACACAACACGCTgccaacctcctcgtcgaggccgccgtATCGGACCCAGGGGAGTGCTTTGTGCCACCACGGGACGCAAACGGAGCGAGTAACGGCGAGTCGTCGGGCACGACCAAGCTCATCTCGATCGAGGGGAAGACGTTCTGTGTCGTCAAGGCGACATCCGAGTCGCTCCAACTGCTGAGCGAATACCTCGCGATTGTGAtcaacctcgagctggtTGCGACCGATGTCATGACGCGCATAATCGAGTTCCTGCGTAGCTTCAACTCGCGCATCTgccagctcgtcctggGTGCAGGTGCGATGCGGTCTGCCGGCTTGAAGAACATCACTGCAAAACACCTCGCGCTAGCGTCGCAGAGCCTCTCGGTCATCATCGCCCTCATTCCATACGTGCGCGAGTTTATCCGACGCCATCTTAACCCGCGCCAGGCAGTAATGCTCGTCGAGTttgacaagctcaagcgcgactACCAGGACCATCAGGAGGAGATCCACGCCAAGCTCGTGGCCATCATGTCGGACCGTCTGGCGGTACACTGTGGCGAACTCCGCGAGATCAACTGGGAGCAGCCGTCGCCACGTGACGCGCCGCACTCTTACGCCCTGAtgctcgtcaaggagacGGCGACACTGCACAAGGTCCTGAGCAAGtacctcgccaacgccacgGTCGAGTCGGTTATGTCCCAGGTCATTGCGGCATACGTCAGCCGCCTCGGTGACGAGTACACCAAGGTTGAGCTCAAGTCTGAAGATGCTAGGAAGAG gaTGCAGCAGGACGCTGCAATTATCGCCGCGCGTCTCGCCCCGCTGGCCGAGAGCGGCTCGTCGGCTGCGTCTCTTGAGACGCTCGTGCGCGAGAAGTCGCTTCCCCGCCGAGACGTCAACGCGGCCAtgcgcggcctcctccgcagGACGAGTACCGGGCCGGGCGTGCAGCCCGCCACCCCGCTGCTCAGTAATGGCGACGAGCAGGTCGCCGAGAAGCGAAACAGCCAAGAGAGCagcaaggccgaggagggtaAGGAGGTGTCTGGGTCGGTAGCTGAGGATAAGGCGGCAAGTAGGTCGCCGTCAAAGGGGTGGCGGGAGGTGGGCGATGACAAGGAGCCAAGTTCGACGCCGAGTCCGCCGTTGAGCAAGTCACCTGTGGAGggtgagagagaggagaagggtgaggaggacaagcAGGCGCCGGTTGAGGAGAATGCCGGaaaggccgaggacgccgcaccgccgccgccctccaagacaccctcaccaccacccaagTCGCCTGAACCCACGGTGTCCAGGacaccctcaccaccacccaagTCGCCTGAACCCACGGTGTCCAAGacaccatcaccaccacccaagTCGCCCGAACCCACGGTGTCCAAGacaccatcaccacctccccctcctccgaAGGAGGAACCCGCTACGCCTACCAAAGAGGCGGACGACCCCATCCCCACAGAAGAAGCACCCGAAACTTCAACCAAGGAGGAAGCACCCGAAACTCCAACCACGGAGGAAGCACCCGCCACACccgccaaggaggaagCACCAACTACACCCGCCACGGACGCCGAAgctgtcgacgacgcgtaA
- a CDS encoding uncharacterized protein (Regulator of chromosome condensation (RCC1) repeat), protein MSATYRSLGRAAPIVGGLAVAVYAGKLNIRNDDALPILTKAVAAARPTSLFGAAAPFTPLCWGTNEYLTLSPDPTVKSLKRPTPMAALGATPVHDLVVHEKYGAVIDARGDVWMWGKGYDPSGDIGRSLRGKNLRTLAAGPGKLFGLSQDGRLYVISADRAFQESLAKKRNYWKKLTTRDPIVDFVELQASEKFHWGEKWDSVAVGRNHLLAVTNKGRTFSLPLSPSANTHRQLGTKQTFTSELKESPEKALKDGPPLPPQSDPRFATTLTQIPALAGIKIDQVAASDRSSFVRTDEGRVLGFGANDFGQIGLGPNSTVATVPTPVEIVLAKGYPAGTSLKCTNITAGASTTMFTVEREAMSGPKLYDLLSCGNGQSGSLGTGSTSSGCYAPTRIKALSGIEEYSEKLKGPIGLNISKVSISCSPNTHVFAVLDTVSEADAKGLKDGLFGRDVLVWGGNFDYQLGNGKKSGVAVPQHMPSLIPHAIDELIAESPEAESSPMPLTRLQLHTAKADTYDMLGKLIKRGVKTEETVFAGYNCSVLYNKIVS, encoded by the exons ATGTCCGCGACATACAGGTCGCTAGGGCGTGCGGCACCCATTGTCGGTGGTCTTGCAGTCGCAGTCTATGCAGGCAAGCTCAACATTCGCAATGACGACGCCCTACCAATCCTCACAaaggcggtggcggcggcccgCCCAACCTCGCTCTTCGGCGCTGCTGCGCCTTTCACGCCCCTCTGCTGGGGTACAAACGAGTACTTGACGCTCTCACCCGACCCGACCGTCAAGTCCCTCAAACGGCCTACCCCGATGGCGGCATTGGGTGCGACGCCAGTACATGACCTTGTGGTCCATGAGAAGTATGGCGCAGTCATCGACGCCAGGGGTGACGTCTGGATGTGGGGTAAGGGCTACGACCCTTCGGGCGACATTGGTCGCTCGTTGCGCGGAAAG AATCTGCGTACGCTCGCCGCTGGCCCTGGCAAGCTGTTTGGACTGAGCCAGGACGGGCGGCTGTACGTCATCAGTGCCGACCGCGCATTCCAAGAGAGCCtggccaagaagcgcaacTACTGGAAGAAGCTCACGACGCGTGATCCCATTGTCGACTTTGTCGAGTTGCAGGCGTCGGAGAAGTTCCACTGGGGCGAGAAGTGGGATAGCGTCGCCGTGGGGCGCAACCACCTCCTAGCGGTGACAAACAAGGGGCGCACGTTCTCGCTCCCGCTCTCGCCCAGCGCCAACACTCACCGCCAGCTTGGCACAAAGCAGACGTTCACCTCCGAACTCAAGGAGTCGCCGGAGAAGGCGCTTAAGGACGGGCCACCGCTTCCTCCCCAGAGTGATCCGCGCTTCGCGACGACCCTCACCCAGATTCCTGCGCTTGCCGGCATCAAGATTGACCAAGTGGCCGCGAGTGATCGCTCGTCGTTCGTGCGCACGGACGAGGGGCGCGTCCTTGGCTTTGGCGCCAACGACTTTGGTCAGATCGGCCTCGGGCCCAACTCCACCGTCGCGACCGTTCCCACTCCTGTCGAGATCGTCCTTGCCAAGGGCTACCCTGCTGGCACATCGTTGAAGTGCACCAACATTACGGcgggcgcgtcgacgaccatgTTTACGGTTGAGCGTGAGGCTATGAGTGGACCGAAGCTTTACGACCTACTCTCGTGCGGCAACGGCCAGAGCGGCTCGCTCGGCACcggctcgacgagctcgggaTGCTACGCTCCTACTCGCATCAAAGC CTTGAGCGGCATTGAGGAAT ACTCGGAGAAGTTGAAGGGCCCCATCGGCCTCAACATTAGCAAGGTGTCGATCTCGTGCTCCCCCAACACACACGTCTTCGCTGTCCTTGACACGGTCTCGGAAGCGGACGCCAAGGGGCTCAAGGACGGTCTCTTCGGGCGCGACGTCCTGGTGTGGGGCGGCAACT tcgACTACCAgctcggcaacggcaagaAGTCTGGCGTCGCTGTTCCCCAGCACATGCCATCGCTGATCCCGCACGCgatcgacgagctcatcgccGAGAGccccgaggccgag TCATCGCCGATGCCGCTCACCCGCCTCCAGCTGCACACGGCCAAGGCAGACACGTACGACAtgctcggcaagctcatcaAGCGCGGCGTCAAGACCGAGGAGACGGTGTTTGCGGGGTACAACTGCTCGGTTCTGTACAACAAGATTGTCAGCTAA
- the ADE4 gene encoding uncharacterized protein (Glutamine amidotransferase domain) has translation MKDLEPLSPDMCGILGLLLHDPLATQTVQAGTEIADGLSLLQHRGQDAAGIVTCGSGGRFYQVKANGMVRDVFDAQGIAGLKGWMGVGHVRYPTAGSSAHAEAQPFYVNSPYGITFAHNGNLINTVELRQFLDADAHRHVNTDSDSELMLNILANNLQKTGKFRINEEDIFTAIGDLMKQCKGAYACVGMLAGFGLIAFRDPNGIRPAGFATRKGARLGTDYVVASESVAAQALSFENWEDIKPGEALIITRDKGLTRRVVAEPAPFAPDIFEHVYFARPDSTIDGISVYRARMAMGEYLAEETKRVLEKHNVKVDVVIPVPDTSRVSALQLSQRLGIPYREGFVKNRYVGRTFIMPGQTQRRKNVRRKLNAMPMEFADKTVLLVDDSIVRGTTSKEIVQMAKDVGAKKVIFASAAPAIRYSNVYGIDMPSPQELVAYGRTTEEVAETIGADLVIYQNLEDLVEACRQFNPEIKQFDCSVFTGEYVTGGVDERYLEHIQKLRSDKAKAKKAGIKIEMAEREFEANCSGPMNSADSLIGLPNHSPKLGPNSMPSPQDTVGLHNSWHGGA, from the exons ATGAAAGATTTG GAACCTCTCTCACCAGACA TGTGTGGAATTCTCGGTCTCCTTCTTCACGAccccctcgccacccagaCAGTCCAGGCGGGCACGGAAAT TGCTGATGgtctctccctcctccaacaCCG TGGCCAGGATGCTGCCGGTATCGTGACCTGTGGCTCGGGTGGCCGCTTCTACCAGGTCAAGGCGAACGGCATGGTCCGCGACGTCTTTGACGCTCAGGGCATCGCCGGCCTCAAGGGCTGGATGGGTGTTGGCCACG TGCGCTACCCCACCGCGGGTTCTTCGGCCCACGCCGAGGCACAGCCGTTCTACGTCAACTCGCCGTACGGCATTACCTTTGCGCAT AACGGCAACCTGATCAACACGGTCGAGCTTCGCCAGTTCctggacgccgacgcgcaccGTCACGTCAAcaccgactcggactcggagCTTATGCTCAACATTCTTGCCAACAACCTTCAGAAGACTGGCAAGTTCCGTAtcaacgaggaggacatcTTCACCGCCATCGGCGACCTCATGAAGCAGTGCAAGGGCGCCTACGCTTGTGTTGGTATGCTTGCTGGCTTCGGTCTGATCGCCTTCCGTGACCCCAACGGTATCCGTCCCGCCGGCTTCGCGACCCGCAAGGGCGCCAGACTCGGTACAGACTACGTCGTTGCGTCCGAGAGCGTCGCAGCTCAGGCCCTCTCGTTCGAGAACTGGGAGGACATTAAGCCCGGAGAGGCGCTGATCATAACCCGCGACAAGGGTCTCACTCGCCGCGTTGTCGCTGAGCCTGCGCCCTTTGCGCCCGACATCTTCGAGCACGTCTACTTCGCCCGCCCCGACTCGACCATTGACGGCATCAGTGTCTACCGCGCCCGTATGGCCATGGGGGAGTACCTCGCTGAGGAGACCAAGCGCGTGCTCGAGAAGCACAacgtcaaggtcgacgtTGTCATCCCCGTTCCCGACACGTCGCGTGTGTCTGCTCTGCAGCTCTcgcagcgcctcggcatcccGTACCGTGAGGGCTTTGTGAAGAACCGCTACGTCGGCCGCACCTTCATCATGCCGGGCCAGACGCAGCGTCGCAAGAACGTGCGCCGCAAGCTCAACGCCATGCCCATGGAGTTTGCCGACAAGACTGTCTTGCTTGTTGACGACTCGATTGTGCGCGGTACGACCTCGAAGGAGATTGTGCAGATGGCCAAGGACGTTGGCGCAAAGAAGGTCATCTTTGCTTCGGCTGCCCCTGCCATCCGCTACTCAAATGTGTACGGCATCGATATGCCGTCGCCCCAGGAGCTCGTTGCCTACGGCCGCACCACTGAGGAGGTGGCAGAGACGATCGGTGCAGACCTTGTCATCTACCAgaacctcgaggacctcgtcgaggctTGTCGCCAGTTCAACCCCGAGATTAAGCAGTTCGACTGCTCCGTTTTCACGGGCGAGTACGTCAccggcggcgtcgatgagcgCTACCTCGAGCACATCCAGAAGCTGCGCAgcgacaaggccaaggccaagaaaGCCGGTATCAAGATCGAGATGGCTGAGCGCGAGTTCGAGGCCAACTGCTCCGGGCCCATGAACAGCGCTGACTCCCTCATCGGCCTCCCTAACCACTCTCCTAAGCTTGGGCCTAACTCGATGCCCTCCCCCCAGGACACTGTCGGCCTGCACAACTCGTGGCACGGCGGCGCATAA
- the NUO24 gene encoding uncharacterized protein (Thioredoxin-like [2Fe-2S] ferredoxin) produces the protein MSLRSVIATASRAAGRRAFTASAARRSDNLMMHRDSAHNNAGIPFSFTPANQKEIEKVVAKYPPQYKKAAVMPVLDIAQRQNGGWVSISAMNEVARTLDMPPMRVYEVASFYTMYNREPVGKHFVQLCTTTPCVLGGCGSDKILAAIEGHLGLKSGQSTKDMEFTFLEVECLGACSNAPMMQINDDYFEDLTPESTIKILEQLARGEKPKIGPQSSRLGAENSAGLTTLTSKPYGPGDHCLPEFQ, from the exons ATGTCCCTCCGCTCGGTCATCGCcacggcctcgcgcgccgccggccgcaGGGCAttcaccgcctcggccgcccgCCGGTCAGACAACCTCATGATG CACCGCGACTCGGCGCACAACAACGCGGGAATCCCCTTCTCGTTCACGCCCGCGAACCAGAAGGAGATCGAGAAGGTGGTCGCAAAGTACCCGCCGCAGTACAAGAAGGCGGCGGTGATGCCAGTGCTTGACATTGCGCAGCGTCAGAACGGCGGCTGGGTCAGCATCTCGGCCATGAACGAGGTTGCTCGTACCCTCGACATGCCCCCGATGCGCGTGTACGAGGTCGCCTCTTTCTACACCATGTACAACCGCGAGCCTGTTGGCAAGCACTTTGTGCAGCTGtgcacgacgacgccgtgcgtcctcggcggctGCGGTTCGGACAAGATCCTCGCCGCGATTGAGGgtcacctcggcctcaagTCTGGCCAGTCGACCAAGGACATGGAGTTTACGTTCCTCGAGGTAGAGTGCCTTGGCGCTTGCTCCAACGCCCCCA TGATGCAGATCAACGACGACTACTTCGAGGACCTCACGCCCGAGAGCACCATCAAGatcctcgagcagcttgcgcgcggcgagaaGCCCAAGATCGGACCTCAATCTTCCCGTCTCGGCGCTGAGAACTCTGCCGGCCTCACCACATTGACCTCCAAGCCTTATGGCCCCGGCGACCACTGCCTCCCCGAGTTCCAATAG
- the ycaC gene encoding uncharacterized protein (Isochorismatase family), which translates to MSNSSARSHNPAPRVKSLGEGPTYRRLDIDDVAVLLVDHQTGLNSLVRDIDPDKFKNNVLALSDLSNYFKLPVILTTSFEDGPNGPLVPELKENHPNAPYIARPGQINAWDNEDFVAAVRATGKKQLLIAGVVTEVCVAFPALSALAEGYEVFVVADASGTFNQMTRDAAWARMQNAGAQIMTWFGVACELHHHWGNDVEGLGSLLSNHIPDYRNLINSHATLTAQVKAQK; encoded by the coding sequence ATGTCGAATTCGTCCGCTCGCTCTCACAACCCGGCTCCTCGCGTCAAGTCGCTCGGAGAGGGTCCTACCTACCGCCGCCTGGACATTGACGACGttgccgtcctcctcgtcgaccaccAGACCGGTCTCAACTCGCTCGTCCGTGACATTGACCCCGACAAGTTCAAGAacaacgtcctcgccctctcgGACCTATCCAACTACTTCAAGCTCCCCGTCATCCTGACCACTTcgttcgaggacggccCCAACGGTCCCCTCGTTcccgagctcaaggagaacCACCCGAATGCGCCGTACATTGCCCGCCCCGGCCAGATCAACGCCTGGGACAACGAGGACTTTGTCGCTGCCGTCCGCGCGACCGGCAAGAAgcagctcctcatcgcTGGTGTCGTTACAGAGGTGTGCGTCGCTTTCCCAGCCCTCtcggcgctcgccgagggtTACGAGgtcttcgtcgtcgccgacgcctCGGGCACCTTCAACCAGATGACCCGTGACGCTGCTTGGGCGCGCATGCAGAACGCCGGCGCCCAGATCATGACCTGGTTCGGCGTGGCTTGCGAGCTCCACCACCACTGGGGTAATGacgtcgagggcctcggcagccttctCTCCAACCACATCCCCGACTACCGCAACCTCATCAACAGCCACGCGACTCTTACCGCTCAGGTCAAGGCCCAGAAGTAG